The following are from one region of the Thermodesulforhabdaceae bacterium genome:
- the pstA gene encoding phosphate ABC transporter permease PstA, whose amino-acid sequence MNNLTTAEKVRRTLKKRYQREKRFAIYGFLSILFCFLFLGIFLMGIFRMGWHAFLETRIRLTVYFDPQFVSPYNIEESDYEAVLARTLLTVFPDTRTRQEKKELNKLLSPGAVEVIRSFAKAHPEVVGSSAELWLPAGDGIDMVKKGVISPEKALQAGLVTEKNLKRFEQLENENRVSVSFNWRFFTSGDSNNPSTAGIGGAIVGSFYLVLVTITLSFPLGTGAAIYLEECARRSKFKDFIDININNLTAVPSIIFGLIGLAIFLNFFHLPRSSPLVGGLVLSLMTIPVIVIASRSALSSVPPSIREAALSVGASKIQTIFHHVVPLALPGMLTGAIVGMARAIGETAPLLMVGMVAFIVDIPKKLTDPSTALPVQIYLWSDQPERAFAGKAAAAIIVLLLFMILMNGAAIWLRKKYESKFM is encoded by the coding sequence ATGAATAACCTAACCACAGCAGAAAAAGTCCGCAGAACCCTTAAAAAAAGATACCAGAGGGAAAAGCGTTTTGCCATCTATGGATTTTTAAGCATCCTTTTTTGCTTTCTCTTCCTGGGTATTTTCCTGATGGGCATTTTCAGGATGGGGTGGCATGCCTTTTTGGAAACTCGCATTAGATTGACGGTTTACTTCGATCCCCAGTTTGTTTCTCCTTATAACATTGAAGAAAGCGATTACGAAGCTGTTCTTGCAAGAACTTTATTAACCGTTTTCCCCGATACCAGAACAAGACAGGAAAAGAAGGAACTTAATAAGCTCTTAAGCCCCGGAGCAGTGGAAGTAATCAGAAGTTTTGCGAAAGCACATCCAGAAGTTGTGGGATCTTCAGCAGAACTATGGCTTCCGGCTGGGGATGGAATAGATATGGTCAAAAAGGGGGTTATTTCCCCGGAAAAGGCTTTGCAAGCAGGACTTGTCACTGAAAAAAACCTGAAAAGATTTGAGCAACTGGAAAACGAAAACAGAGTATCAGTCAGTTTTAACTGGCGATTTTTTACATCGGGGGATTCCAATAATCCCAGCACAGCAGGTATAGGTGGAGCCATTGTGGGATCTTTTTACCTTGTGCTTGTTACAATTACCCTATCATTTCCATTGGGGACTGGTGCCGCAATATATCTGGAAGAATGCGCCAGAAGATCAAAATTCAAAGACTTCATCGATATAAATATAAACAACCTTACAGCCGTTCCGTCGATAATATTTGGACTTATTGGACTGGCTATCTTCCTGAACTTCTTTCATCTCCCCCGATCATCTCCTCTTGTGGGCGGACTGGTGCTGTCTTTAATGACTATTCCGGTAATCGTTATAGCATCGAGAAGTGCTCTAAGTAGCGTTCCTCCTTCGATACGGGAAGCGGCTTTAAGTGTGGGAGCATCGAAGATTCAAACCATATTTCATCATGTGGTTCCTCTGGCTCTACCGGGAATGCTTACAGGAGCTATTGTAGGAATGGCTAGAGCTATAGGTGAGACGGCTCCTCTTCTCATGGTGGGCATGGTGGCTTTTATTGTGGATATTCCTAAAAAGCTCACAGATCCCTCAACAGCTTTACCAGTCCAGATTTATCTATGGTCTGATCAACCAGAACGAGCCTTTGCTGGAAAGGCTGCAGCGGCAATAATTGTTCTTCTTTTATTCATGATTCTCATGAATGGTGCCGCTATATGGCTCCGGAAAAAATATGAATCCAAGTTTATGTAA
- the pstC gene encoding phosphate ABC transporter permease subunit PstC yields MSLSIIFIFILTLISVCYVAGTRKALRIAKKEQIPLRKFHSQPAYHGAYVALQAALPCVVIAFLWLAAEPFIISHIMAEHIRKAMPSLSGAEISLWLDRIKAVAEGETGFFKIDESLKHLVPVYSNLKHLSRWALFAVVVTVGLGTAAFFSQRISPGLRARHRVEAIVTALLGTCALLAIFTTLSIVVSVFSESVRFFKSVSILEFLTGTHWSPHIAIRSDQMATTGSFGAVPVFVGTFLISAIALSIAVPIGLFAAIFTSEYAHPKLRAVIKPTLEILAGIPTVVYGFFAALIVGPFVRYMAERFGFGIPSESALAAGLVMGIMIIPYISSLSDDAMNAVPQSLRDGAYALGSTKSEMIQKVLLPAALPGIAAGVLLAVSRAIGETMIVVMAASLRAKLTLNPFDAVTTVTVQIVSLLTGDQEFDSPKTLAAFALGLVLFVVTLTLNLIAFMIVKRYREQYE; encoded by the coding sequence GTGAGTCTGTCTATTATCTTTATTTTCATCTTAACCCTTATTTCAGTTTGCTACGTGGCAGGAACCAGAAAAGCTCTCAGAATAGCCAAAAAGGAACAAATTCCCCTGAGAAAATTCCACTCTCAGCCAGCTTACCACGGCGCTTATGTGGCTTTGCAGGCTGCGCTCCCGTGTGTGGTTATAGCTTTCTTGTGGCTTGCTGCGGAGCCATTCATAATTTCACATATTATGGCTGAACACATTCGAAAGGCCATGCCATCTCTTTCTGGAGCTGAGATTTCCCTGTGGCTTGACAGAATTAAAGCAGTTGCCGAAGGAGAAACAGGCTTTTTCAAAATTGACGAATCTCTAAAACATCTAGTCCCTGTTTATTCCAACTTGAAACATTTAAGTCGATGGGCTCTTTTTGCTGTTGTGGTCACAGTAGGGCTGGGGACAGCGGCTTTTTTCAGTCAGCGCATCTCTCCTGGTCTTCGAGCTCGGCACAGAGTAGAAGCAATTGTCACGGCTCTTTTGGGAACCTGCGCTCTTCTCGCTATTTTCACAACTCTAAGTATTGTCGTTTCGGTCTTTTCAGAATCTGTTAGATTTTTCAAAAGTGTTTCCATCCTGGAATTCCTCACGGGAACTCACTGGAGCCCTCACATTGCTATTCGTTCAGATCAGATGGCAACCACCGGATCTTTTGGAGCCGTGCCTGTTTTTGTGGGGACGTTTCTTATATCAGCCATAGCCCTAAGTATAGCAGTTCCCATTGGGCTTTTCGCGGCGATCTTCACCTCCGAGTATGCTCATCCCAAATTACGAGCGGTTATCAAACCCACGCTTGAGATTCTGGCTGGGATTCCCACGGTCGTATATGGATTCTTTGCAGCGCTTATTGTAGGTCCATTCGTTCGATATATGGCAGAGCGGTTCGGGTTTGGCATTCCCTCTGAAAGTGCTCTTGCTGCAGGGCTTGTAATGGGCATAATGATCATCCCCTACATTTCTTCTCTCTCAGACGATGCTATGAACGCAGTTCCACAATCTCTTAGAGACGGAGCCTATGCTTTAGGATCTACCAAGTCAGAAATGATTCAGAAGGTGCTTCTTCCTGCGGCTCTGCCCGGCATTGCTGCTGGAGTGCTCCTTGCTGTCTCAAGAGCTATCGGCGAGACAATGATTGTGGTTATGGCTGCCAGTCTTAGAGCAAAACTGACGCTGAACCCCTTTGATGCTGTAACCACTGTTACGGTTCAAATTGTCAGCCTTCTTACCGGTGACCAGGAATTTGACAGTCCCAAAACCCTGGCAGCCTTTGCGCTTGGGTTAGTTCTGTTTGTGGTGACACTAACCTTAAATCTCATCGCCTTTATGATCGTAAAAAGATACAGGGAACAGTATGAATAA
- a CDS encoding DUF933 domain-containing protein, with product MKLGIVGLPRSGKTTLFSALTGRPYHELASSSKPGSVQGVVSVPDDRLDWLGEEYHPRKITPATVVYFDFHAGTQLDPDDRKSYISLLLTNIRPLDALIMVLRNFQDPVLGIPDPARDFQTLEEEFLIADLATVEKRLEKIEQERKKGRKGLDHEAELLYECNRILNNEEPLRNYPDIAKAPELRGFTFLTAKPLLVVVNNEDSDDAMPSIHLRGVEAIAVRARLEMEIVQLPPDEVETFKQSFGVSTLARDLVIKKSYALLRLITFFTVGDDEVKAWTIPENTTAVKAAGTIHSDMEKGFIRAEVVAYEDLRRVGSYAAARKEGLVRLEGKDYIVRDGDILHIRFGSSGAKK from the coding sequence ATGAAGCTTGGTATAGTAGGTCTTCCAAGATCGGGAAAGACAACCCTTTTTTCGGCTCTAACCGGTCGTCCCTATCATGAGCTTGCATCCTCTTCAAAACCTGGTAGTGTGCAGGGCGTGGTTTCGGTTCCTGACGATCGACTGGACTGGTTGGGTGAAGAATACCATCCTCGTAAGATAACCCCAGCCACAGTAGTATATTTTGATTTTCATGCTGGAACCCAGCTCGATCCCGACGATCGTAAAAGTTATATATCTTTACTTCTTACCAACATTCGCCCCCTTGATGCTCTTATAATGGTGTTAAGAAACTTTCAGGATCCAGTTCTTGGAATTCCTGATCCGGCTCGAGATTTTCAAACCCTGGAAGAAGAATTTCTCATTGCCGATCTTGCCACAGTAGAAAAGCGCCTTGAAAAAATTGAACAGGAGCGAAAAAAGGGACGAAAAGGATTAGATCATGAAGCAGAACTTCTATACGAGTGTAACCGTATCCTTAACAATGAAGAGCCGCTTAGAAACTATCCTGATATTGCAAAAGCTCCGGAGCTTAGAGGATTTACCTTCCTCACGGCAAAGCCGCTCTTGGTTGTTGTGAATAACGAAGATTCTGATGATGCTATGCCTTCCATCCATTTGCGAGGCGTTGAAGCTATAGCCGTTAGAGCTCGCCTTGAGATGGAAATTGTTCAACTTCCTCCCGACGAAGTTGAAACATTTAAGCAGAGCTTTGGAGTGAGCACTCTAGCTAGAGACCTCGTTATTAAAAAATCTTATGCGCTTCTCAGACTCATCACATTTTTTACTGTTGGAGATGATGAGGTCAAAGCCTGGACTATACCTGAGAATACAACGGCTGTGAAAGCCGCAGGAACAATACATTCCGATATGGAAAAGGGTTTCATACGAGCGGAAGTAGTTGCTTATGAAGATCTAAGGCGAGTTGGCAGTTATGCCGCAGCTCGAAAA
- a CDS encoding response regulator transcription factor yields MKEKILVIEDDEDILNLVSYHFESNQFVVMKAQTGQEGLEIAWREHPDLIILDIMLPDMDGFEICKRLKRYDETMNIPVIMLTAKGEEIDRVLGFELGADDYVVKPFSPRELVLRARAILKRRDSLSPDQKIWRRDGVMFNIEAHSLTVDGEEIPLTATEFNLFLAFIRNEGRVLTREILLDRVWGYSFDGYARTVDTHIRRLRKKLGPYSDWIQTVRGFGYKFEVK; encoded by the coding sequence ATGAAAGAGAAAATCTTGGTGATAGAAGACGATGAAGATATCCTGAACCTGGTTTCTTACCATTTTGAATCTAACCAATTTGTTGTAATGAAAGCTCAAACTGGACAAGAAGGACTTGAGATAGCATGGCGAGAACATCCAGATCTTATCATTCTGGACATCATGCTTCCGGATATGGATGGCTTTGAGATTTGTAAAAGATTAAAACGATATGATGAAACCATGAATATTCCAGTAATTATGCTTACAGCAAAAGGAGAAGAAATAGACCGGGTTTTGGGATTCGAATTAGGTGCTGATGACTATGTGGTAAAACCTTTCAGCCCGAGAGAACTTGTTCTTCGTGCCAGAGCAATTCTTAAACGACGTGACTCCCTCTCTCCAGATCAAAAAATATGGCGGCGTGACGGAGTCATGTTCAACATCGAAGCCCACAGTCTTACAGTGGACGGTGAGGAAATCCCTCTTACAGCAACAGAATTCAACCTTTTCCTTGCTTTTATAAGGAACGAAGGAAGAGTGCTTACTCGCGAGATTCTTCTTGATCGTGTATGGGGATACAGCTTTGATGGGTATGCCCGCACAGTAGATACTCATATTCGGAGACTGAGAAAAAAACTTGGTCCTTACAGTGATTGGATTCAGACTGTAAGGGGATTTGGATATAAATTTGAAGTAAAATGA
- a CDS encoding PstS family phosphate ABC transporter substrate-binding protein, whose amino-acid sequence MNFKLGKKIAAISVMVAVVCLAFGINSAMAARDTLYIVGSSTVYPFAITVSEHLGKKGFKTPKVESTGTGGGFKIFCGGIGEAHPDISNASRPITESEKNLCAQNGVKDIIEVKIGFDGIVLAVSKKGQLLNLTTKDIFLALAKQVPDPKNPGNIIANPYKTWKDVNPSLPDVKIEVYGPPPTSGTRDAFLELAMEPGAKSIPELKELAQKDAKQFKAIAHVIREDGAYIDAGENDNLIVQKLEANPKALGIFGFSFLDNNLDKLQGSLINGVAPTFEAIASGSYPLARPIFFYVKKAHLGVIPGIKEYVEEFLSEKALGDEGYLAGKGLIPLPKAEREKVRSEVMQLIK is encoded by the coding sequence ATGAATTTTAAGCTTGGCAAAAAAATTGCGGCAATTAGCGTAATGGTGGCAGTTGTTTGTCTGGCTTTTGGAATCAATTCAGCCATGGCAGCCAGGGATACTCTTTACATCGTTGGATCTTCAACGGTTTACCCTTTTGCCATTACTGTCTCGGAACATCTGGGCAAGAAAGGATTTAAAACCCCCAAGGTTGAATCTACCGGAACAGGAGGAGGATTTAAGATCTTCTGTGGAGGTATAGGGGAAGCTCACCCGGACATCAGCAATGCTTCTCGTCCAATCACAGAATCGGAAAAAAATCTTTGTGCTCAGAACGGAGTAAAAGACATCATAGAAGTCAAAATCGGTTTTGATGGTATTGTTTTAGCCGTAAGCAAAAAAGGGCAACTCCTGAATCTTACCACAAAGGATATTTTCCTGGCTCTGGCAAAACAGGTTCCTGATCCAAAAAACCCGGGTAACATTATAGCCAATCCTTACAAAACGTGGAAAGACGTCAATCCTTCCCTTCCTGATGTAAAGATAGAAGTTTACGGTCCTCCACCCACATCTGGAACAAGAGATGCATTTCTGGAGCTTGCCATGGAACCTGGAGCAAAAAGTATTCCGGAACTTAAAGAACTGGCACAAAAAGACGCAAAGCAATTCAAAGCAATTGCTCACGTAATTAGAGAAGACGGAGCCTATATAGACGCTGGAGAAAATGACAATCTTATTGTGCAAAAGCTGGAAGCAAATCCAAAAGCTTTGGGTATCTTTGGTTTCAGCTTTCTAGACAATAATCTGGACAAACTTCAGGGCTCTTTGATAAACGGAGTAGCACCAACCTTTGAAGCCATAGCCTCGGGTTCCTATCCTCTTGCAAGACCGATCTTTTTTTATGTAAAAAAAGCTCACCTGGGAGTCATCCCGGGCATTAAAGAATACGTTGAAGAATTTCTTAGCGAAAAAGCCCTTGGAGACGAAGGATATCTCGCGGGAAAAGGATTAATTCCTCTTCCTAAAGCAGAGCGTGAAAAAGTTCGAAGTGAAGTAATGCAGTTAATTAAATAA
- a CDS encoding ATP-binding protein has product MILQKRSNFHVKLFAYFWAVLIFAFIFSAYFYVVTVRQTLINENFRNVEEKLEIIISLLGQYLPFDEEQTFQERLKSLGLIFRVRITYIDKTGRVIGDSEVPFEKIPYMENHSDRPEFHEAWKNGTGRSIRPSTTIRRHLLYVAKRCDVLIGSRYYEGVMRLSESPEPSPIGFGHLLTRFGLILAFGFVFSSILAYWLIGRLYGSIEEVVGFVHEIIKGNIKRRLIASPRHEFPELVETLNSMADAMEEQLNKATKTTEELETILEGMREGVLLLSEEGKIVMANPFLIKTLIKSSSWKGRYPIELIPSVDLHNACGDVVRGRVRNTNLRISFKDGDIVYDVSISRLERQGKFLGALAVFHDVSEAARVEKIRRDFVANVSHALRTPLTSIKGYAETVMDILSGREEFHQARTFIDVVLRNAEYMMKLVDKLLKLAEIESSSGKETFEPVNVVDIAIKAWDVCSYLASEKQVQLERSVEINFPIVKGQREQLFTLFQNLYENALRYQPHGVPLKLTVTAQSDEEIKVCLEDSGPGIDETYRERIFERFFRIERVGEKEKNSAHTGLGLAICKHIVKNHGGKIWVEGEKGARFCFTLPRYKEKG; this is encoded by the coding sequence GTGATTCTACAAAAGCGATCTAACTTTCATGTAAAACTTTTTGCCTATTTCTGGGCTGTCCTGATTTTTGCTTTTATTTTTTCTGCTTATTTTTATGTCGTTACTGTAAGACAAACCTTGATCAACGAAAATTTTCGTAATGTGGAAGAAAAACTGGAGATTATTATTTCCCTGTTAGGGCAATATCTACCTTTTGACGAGGAACAAACTTTTCAGGAACGCCTTAAATCTTTGGGGCTAATTTTTCGAGTTCGAATCACATACATTGATAAAACTGGAAGAGTGATAGGGGATTCGGAAGTGCCCTTTGAAAAAATTCCTTATATGGAAAACCACAGTGATAGACCAGAATTCCATGAAGCCTGGAAGAATGGAACTGGAAGGTCCATTCGTCCTAGCACAACTATTAGAAGACATCTACTTTACGTTGCTAAGCGGTGCGATGTATTGATAGGTTCAAGGTATTATGAAGGTGTTATGAGACTTTCCGAGTCGCCAGAGCCATCTCCTATCGGATTTGGACATCTACTTACCAGATTCGGATTAATTCTTGCCTTTGGCTTCGTTTTTTCCAGCATTCTTGCTTATTGGTTGATAGGACGACTTTACGGTTCTATTGAAGAAGTTGTGGGTTTTGTTCATGAGATAATCAAAGGAAACATCAAACGAAGGCTTATTGCGTCTCCTCGCCATGAGTTTCCCGAACTCGTAGAAACTCTGAATTCAATGGCTGATGCCATGGAAGAACAGCTCAACAAAGCTACCAAAACCACAGAAGAACTTGAAACCATCCTGGAAGGCATGAGAGAAGGTGTCCTCTTACTTAGTGAGGAAGGAAAGATCGTTATGGCAAATCCCTTTCTGATAAAGACGTTAATAAAATCTTCTTCCTGGAAAGGCAGGTATCCCATAGAACTAATTCCCTCCGTCGATCTTCATAACGCCTGTGGCGATGTAGTGCGCGGAAGAGTAAGAAACACTAATTTACGAATTTCTTTCAAAGACGGAGATATTGTGTATGACGTTAGTATTTCCCGGCTTGAAAGACAGGGTAAGTTTTTAGGTGCATTGGCTGTATTTCATGACGTTTCCGAAGCGGCTCGAGTTGAGAAAATAAGAAGGGATTTTGTCGCTAATGTTTCTCACGCTCTTCGCACTCCTCTTACGTCAATAAAAGGCTATGCCGAAACGGTTATGGACATCCTGTCTGGACGGGAAGAATTTCATCAAGCACGAACATTTATTGATGTGGTTTTACGAAATGCAGAGTATATGATGAAGTTGGTGGACAAATTGCTTAAACTTGCAGAAATTGAATCTTCTTCAGGAAAAGAGACTTTTGAACCGGTTAATGTTGTAGATATTGCGATCAAAGCTTGGGATGTATGCAGTTATCTTGCTTCAGAAAAGCAGGTTCAGCTTGAAAGAAGTGTGGAAATTAACTTCCCGATTGTGAAGGGACAGAGAGAACAGCTTTTTACATTGTTTCAGAACCTTTACGAAAACGCTCTCCGCTATCAACCCCATGGAGTTCCTTTGAAGCTTACCGTAACTGCTCAGAGTGATGAAGAGATTAAAGTTTGCCTTGAAGACAGTGGACCGGGGATTGATGAGACCTACAGAGAAAGAATTTTTGAACGGTTCTTCAGAATAGAAAGAGTCGGAGAAAAAGAGAAAAATTCTGCTCATACGGGATTGGGACTTGCGATTTGTAAACATATCGTGAAAAACCATGGTGGAAAGATATGGGTAGAAGGAGAAAAGGGAGCACGTTTTTGTTTTACTCTCCCAAGGTATAAAGAGAAAGGATAG
- the phoU gene encoding phosphate signaling complex protein PhoU, with protein sequence MTDRVRSRYVRELEDLKNETLKMGTFALDALKSAVMAFLGYSTDEAKKIIEQDVVLDRWEVDIDRRALNLLALEQPVAKDLRLIVSCLRMSVDIERIGDQAVNIAQRTIRLAKLPAICQPPPFETLYKVAVKMIEQALKAFADEDVSLAQQVCSMDDEADEANFAVMRDSLKYMTEHPACAEQALQTIIVARCLERSADIATNIAESVIFIVEGKNVKHVFPDKEKEKTRKHWDV encoded by the coding sequence ATGACCGACAGAGTAAGATCCAGGTATGTGAGAGAACTCGAAGATCTTAAAAATGAAACATTAAAAATGGGCACTTTTGCTCTTGATGCACTTAAAAGCGCTGTAATGGCTTTTCTTGGTTATTCTACCGATGAAGCCAAAAAAATTATTGAGCAGGACGTTGTGTTGGATCGATGGGAAGTGGATATAGATCGTCGAGCCTTAAATCTTCTTGCTCTGGAACAACCCGTAGCCAAGGATCTTAGACTTATTGTTTCTTGTCTGCGGATGAGTGTTGACATTGAACGAATAGGCGATCAAGCCGTCAATATCGCTCAACGAACCATACGTCTTGCTAAACTTCCCGCTATTTGCCAGCCTCCCCCTTTCGAAACGCTCTACAAAGTGGCTGTAAAAATGATCGAGCAAGCCTTAAAGGCTTTCGCTGACGAGGATGTGAGCCTGGCTCAGCAGGTCTGCAGTATGGATGACGAAGCCGACGAAGCAAACTTTGCCGTCATGAGAGATTCTTTGAAATATATGACCGAACATCCTGCCTGCGCAGAACAGGCTCTACAGACCATAATTGTAGCTAGATGCCTTGAAAGATCTGCTGATATTGCAACCAATATAGCAGAGAGTGTTATCTTTATAGTGGAAGGTAAGAACGTTAAACACGTCTTCCCGGATAAAGAGAAAGAAAAAACAAGAAAACATTGGGATGTTTGA